The following are encoded together in the Deinococcus soli (ex Cha et al. 2016) genome:
- a CDS encoding OsmC family protein, which produces MKKTLNVTWLGEQRYLGVSESGHQLLIDNSPTKIGVSPMEALLGALATCTAYDVVEIMKKRRTPLSSYRIEVEGERADTDPKRYTTITVRHIASGEGVTEESLSKAAHLSHEKYCSVAASLNSDITVETRVE; this is translated from the coding sequence ATGAAGAAGACCCTGAACGTCACCTGGCTCGGCGAGCAGCGCTACCTGGGCGTCAGCGAGAGCGGCCACCAGCTGCTGATCGACAACAGTCCCACCAAGATCGGCGTGTCGCCCATGGAGGCGCTGCTGGGCGCGCTGGCGACCTGCACGGCGTATGACGTCGTGGAGATCATGAAAAAGCGCCGCACGCCCCTGAGCAGCTACCGCATCGAGGTCGAGGGCGAGCGGGCCGACACCGACCCCAAACGCTACACGACGATCACGGTGCGGCACATCGCCAGCGGTGAGGGCGTGACCGAGGAGTCGCTGAGCAAGGCGGCGCACCTCAGCCACGAGAAGTACTGCTCGGTCGCGGCGAGCCTGAACAGCGACATCACGGTCGAGACCCGCGTCGAGTGA
- a CDS encoding phage holin family protein gives MGFVLRLLVNALALYLLTRVYGGVSFAPGADLLSVLIAALVMGIVNALVRPVLLLLSLPVNVLTLGLFTLVVNGVVLWLVAAATALNVAGFGAAVIGAVVLAVISWVLDATVRALGLEKDQ, from the coding sequence ATGGGTTTCGTCCTTCGGCTGCTGGTGAACGCACTGGCCCTGTACCTCCTGACCCGCGTGTACGGCGGCGTGAGCTTCGCGCCCGGCGCGGACCTGCTGAGCGTGCTGATCGCCGCGCTCGTGATGGGCATCGTGAACGCCCTGGTGCGCCCCGTGCTGCTGCTGCTGTCGCTGCCCGTGAACGTCCTGACGCTGGGCCTGTTCACGCTGGTCGTGAACGGCGTCGTGCTGTGGCTGGTGGCCGCCGCGACCGCCCTGAACGTCGCGGGCTTCGGCGCGGCTGTGATCGGTGCGGTCGTGCTGGCCGTCATCTCATGGGTGCTGGACGCCACCGTGCGCGCCCTGGGCCTGGAGAAGGACCAGTGA
- a CDS encoding L-glutamate gamma-semialdehyde dehydrogenase encodes MSSTLMEGFLPFEHEPYFNFKDAQVAERQRDAFTQVREKYLGQTFPLIVNGQEVQGEGTFAVRNPADTREIVWSFQKATPAQLDEAVKAAQAAFEEWRFTEPFQRATIFKRAAELLRARRMEFNAVMTLENGKNWFEADGEVAESVDHFEVFAREAMRWATGKPVYPMPDEHVTTVYEPLGVVACISPWNFPSAIPLGMALGALAAGNTVLWKPASETPLSSYLMIELLFEAGLPRGTVQFLTGTDDVLGDPLVDHPGVRMIAFTGSKEIGCRIYERAARVQPGQKWLKRVIAEMGGKDPTVVCADGDLEAAATGIVQAAFGYSGQKCSACSRVIVEESVYDDLLSRVVEKARGLKVGLPEENADLGPVITQGSAERIQTYVQEGQGRVRLLLGGETPDVGERVGGYVAPTILADVPADDALFQEEIFGPVLAFTKARDWQHAIELANDSEYGLTAAFYSRDPRKIDEARKKIHVGNLYVNRKCTGALSGTHAFGGYGMSGTNAKVGGPDYLFWFLQTKTIAQRY; translated from the coding sequence ATGAGCAGCACCCTGATGGAAGGGTTCCTTCCCTTCGAGCATGAACCGTACTTCAACTTCAAGGACGCGCAGGTGGCCGAGCGGCAGCGCGACGCGTTCACGCAGGTCCGCGAGAAGTACCTCGGCCAGACGTTCCCGCTGATCGTGAACGGGCAGGAGGTGCAGGGCGAGGGCACCTTCGCCGTCCGCAACCCCGCCGACACCCGCGAGATCGTCTGGTCCTTCCAGAAGGCCACCCCGGCGCAGCTGGACGAGGCCGTCAAGGCGGCGCAGGCGGCGTTCGAGGAGTGGCGCTTCACCGAGCCGTTCCAGCGCGCCACGATCTTCAAGCGGGCCGCCGAGCTTCTGCGCGCGCGCCGCATGGAATTCAACGCCGTCATGACCCTGGAGAACGGCAAGAACTGGTTCGAGGCCGACGGTGAGGTCGCCGAGTCCGTGGACCACTTCGAAGTCTTCGCGCGCGAGGCGATGCGCTGGGCGACCGGCAAGCCCGTGTACCCCATGCCGGACGAGCACGTCACGACCGTGTACGAGCCGCTGGGCGTCGTGGCCTGCATCAGCCCCTGGAACTTCCCCAGCGCGATTCCGCTGGGCATGGCGCTGGGCGCGCTGGCCGCCGGGAACACCGTCCTCTGGAAACCGGCGTCCGAGACGCCGCTGTCGTCGTACCTGATGATCGAACTGCTGTTCGAGGCCGGGCTGCCGCGCGGGACCGTGCAGTTCCTCACCGGCACGGACGACGTGCTGGGCGACCCGCTGGTGGATCACCCCGGCGTGCGGATGATCGCGTTCACGGGCAGCAAGGAGATCGGCTGCCGCATCTACGAGCGGGCCGCGCGGGTGCAGCCGGGCCAGAAGTGGCTCAAGCGCGTCATCGCCGAGATGGGCGGCAAGGACCCGACGGTCGTGTGCGCCGACGGTGACCTGGAGGCCGCCGCGACGGGCATCGTGCAGGCGGCGTTCGGGTACAGCGGGCAGAAGTGCAGCGCCTGCTCCCGCGTGATCGTCGAGGAGAGCGTGTACGACGACCTGCTGAGCCGCGTGGTCGAGAAGGCGCGCGGCCTGAAGGTGGGCCTCCCCGAGGAGAACGCCGATCTGGGTCCGGTGATCACGCAGGGCAGCGCCGAGCGCATCCAGACGTACGTGCAGGAGGGGCAGGGCCGCGTGCGCCTGCTGCTGGGCGGCGAGACGCCCGACGTGGGCGAGCGCGTGGGCGGCTACGTAGCGCCCACCATCCTTGCTGACGTGCCCGCCGACGACGCCCTGTTCCAGGAGGAGATCTTCGGCCCGGTCCTGGCGTTCACGAAGGCCCGCGACTGGCAGCACGCCATCGAACTGGCGAACGACAGCGAGTACGGCCTGACCGCCGCGTTCTACTCTCGCGATCCCCGCAAGATCGACGAGGCCCGGAAAAAGATTCACGTCGGCAACCTGTACGTGAACCGCAAGTGCACGGGCGCGCTGAGCGGCACGCACGCCTTCGGCGGGTACGGCATGAGCGGCACGAACGCCAAGGTGGGCGGCCCAGACTACCTGTTCTGGTTCCTGCAGACGAAGACCATCGCGCAGCGCTACTGA
- a CDS encoding DUF4180 domain-containing protein — protein MEPQQSDKVTTLPELGLHLRDAADIPDVIGALYGQPGLLLHDTDLGPDFLNLRTGLLGELFQKFVNYRLPVAVVVPDPARYGERFAELAREHARHSLIRFVPDEAAGRAWLRGQP, from the coding sequence ATGGAACCCCAACAGTCCGACAAGGTCACGACCCTGCCCGAGTTGGGCCTGCACCTGAGAGACGCGGCGGACATCCCGGATGTGATCGGCGCGCTGTACGGCCAGCCGGGCCTCCTCCTGCACGACACGGACCTGGGCCCCGACTTCCTGAACCTGCGCACGGGCCTGCTGGGCGAGCTGTTCCAGAAGTTCGTGAACTACCGCCTGCCCGTCGCAGTGGTCGTGCCCGACCCGGCCCGGTACGGCGAGCGCTTCGCGGAACTCGCCCGCGAGCACGCCCGCCATTCCCTCATCCGCTTCGTGCCGGACGAGGCGGCGGGGCGGGCGTGGCTGCGTGGGCAACCCTGA
- a CDS encoding DinB family protein gives MTDDSRNQRSQLAFARLLPKLFRGGQAFVGVEASLSGLTDEQATTRPAGLPHSVAQLVAHVNWWNRWMLDIIEMGQAQPYPKHAADTWPGVPASDWPRVKNEFYELLARIDPHAARPDLSNPVNHEETIGELLADMALHTAHHFGQVVTVRQALGAWPPPGGGDTW, from the coding sequence ATGACGGATGACTCTCGCAATCAACGCTCGCAGCTCGCGTTCGCCCGGCTCCTGCCGAAACTGTTCCGGGGGGGGCAGGCGTTCGTGGGCGTCGAGGCGTCCCTGAGCGGCCTGACCGACGAGCAGGCCACCACCCGCCCGGCGGGGCTGCCGCACAGTGTCGCGCAGCTCGTGGCACACGTGAACTGGTGGAACCGCTGGATGCTGGACATCATCGAGATGGGTCAGGCCCAGCCGTACCCGAAGCACGCGGCGGACACCTGGCCCGGGGTGCCGGCGAGTGACTGGCCGCGCGTGAAGAACGAGTTCTACGAGCTGCTGGCCCGCATCGACCCGCACGCGGCCCGCCCGGACCTGTCCAACCCCGTGAACCACGAGGAGACCATCGGCGAGCTGCTGGCCGACATGGCGCTGCACACCGCGCATCACTTCGGGCAGGTGGTCACGGTGCGGCAGGCGCTGGGGGCGTGGCCTCCTCCCGGCGGCGGCGACACCTGGTAA
- the panC gene encoding pantoate--beta-alanine ligase: MTAAVLPRVLTSPDDLRAHLRDRRVAFVPTMGYLHEGHATLIRAARAEAGPDGLVVVSVFVNPMQFGPTEDLSRYPRDLDRDLRIAAQAGADLLFHPDVATMYPQGYSTSVTVTGVSDGLDGAARPGHFTGVATVVLKLLNLVQPDVALFGEKDWQQLAVVRRMVRDLNVPVIIQGVPTVRAASGLALSSRNTYLTAAQQDRATILSRALRAVQATYATGERRAHALEAAGHAVLAQEPELTLDYLTVVGGDMQTPEIMDNDPMNRVLVAARLFGVRLIDNMPLGETR, encoded by the coding sequence GTGACCGCCGCCGTGCTCCCGCGCGTCCTCACCAGCCCGGACGACCTGCGCGCACATCTGCGCGATCGGCGCGTGGCGTTCGTGCCCACCATGGGCTACCTGCACGAAGGGCACGCCACCCTGATCCGCGCGGCGCGCGCCGAGGCAGGCCCAGACGGGCTGGTCGTCGTGAGCGTGTTCGTGAACCCCATGCAGTTCGGCCCCACCGAGGACCTCAGCCGCTACCCACGCGACCTGGACCGGGACCTGCGGATCGCCGCACAGGCCGGCGCGGACCTGCTGTTCCACCCGGACGTGGCGACCATGTACCCGCAGGGCTACAGCACCAGCGTCACCGTGACCGGCGTCAGCGACGGCCTGGATGGCGCTGCCCGCCCCGGCCACTTCACGGGCGTCGCCACGGTCGTCCTGAAACTCCTGAACCTCGTGCAGCCCGACGTGGCGCTGTTCGGCGAGAAGGACTGGCAGCAGCTGGCCGTCGTGCGCCGCATGGTCCGCGACCTGAACGTCCCCGTCATCATCCAGGGTGTGCCCACCGTCCGCGCCGCGTCCGGACTGGCCCTGAGCAGCCGCAACACCTACCTGACGGCCGCGCAGCAGGACCGCGCGACCATCCTCTCGCGTGCGCTGCGCGCCGTGCAGGCCACGTACGCGACCGGTGAACGCCGCGCACACGCGCTGGAGGCCGCCGGACACGCGGTCCTCGCGCAGGAACCCGAGCTGACCCTGGATTATCTTACGGTCGTCGGGGGGGATATGCAGACGCCGGAAATCATGGACAATGACCCCATGAATCGCGTCTTGGTGGCGGCCCGCCTCTTCGGGGTGCGCCTGATCGACAACATGCCCCTCGGAGAGACCCGGTGA
- a CDS encoding CHASE domain-containing protein, giving the protein MRRLRALPLGGRQVPALVMLVIVLLSLLIAYAVHSFAREQQRGRFEREAGAFTQALQDRVLVYERLLEATRSSWQTVGPSATEAQFAQYVGGLDLTQRYPGVQAVGFGQRVARGQAAALLAELRRSVSPDLRLRTGGEVQEERVIIARIAPPTAVNLAALGFDLNSEPLRRAAMREALVTGRAQATAPLRLVQRAPDGAPLAGFLVMLPVQEAAGLGGFMYVAVDAAAFLRGLEPADGVSGNLNVRVQLAGQPLGGGTALEDGLFTTRSSFSLIGQTWTLEYSAGGTFGRDQAAFVPYLIALLGLLLAGFAFRIVKAQVDARGRAERLNVSLGHARSLQEAARAEFEAIFQSMQDAAVFTDAEGRVRLVNRALRDWLGRNDLEGRPLGVIHADRRLDGRSRFEPLSTSYVRADGTMFSGEAQRSEVLAPDGTLLGLLEVVRDIRERVQAEQAVQAEERRSRAVLDALPSVVQLSGRSGRVRYRNLAHQEQLGGVDLAEHLNPAERTAFAQWREQVLASGRDASSEWELSTPQGARWFQVRVNPVRDPGGPDDQVSAWVTTATDIHDRLLAERRAQRNEERYRAVLEGMPQIVWLTDPRGAAVYFNRRWAEFVGEARAAQPLSSLIHPEDRADYLRGWQAALASGRLFEAEHRLLRADGQYRAFVTRGLPVLDGDGLVMEWVGTSTDVDDQVYAEQTARLLADVSEQLSARSDDPSHLRHDRYRAALARLDGRFVDSGALWTVHPTQLVAASSPSATWHSAAFQVVAGGAIERVVGSEDPVFIDADPALHRVSATGALFYPLTGRDGTLSGVLGLLYRQALTARDQDLAQELAGRFASALTNDRLQERVLAAQADLQALNQSLEERVQQRTLELESANRELEAFSYSVSHDLRTPLRHIVGFGDLLARETGDSLTPKGQRYLTVIKDSASRMSQLIDDLLSFSRMGRQEMRQVPVDLRRVIESSWQGLEPDRAGRRVTLSLPDTLPTVQGDESLLGLVFTNLLSNAIKYSRGREEARVTVSAQAGEHEVTVNVSDNGLGFDPRYVDKLFGVFQRLHRAEEFEGIGIGLANVRRIVTRHGGRVSAEGRPGEGATFSVTLPLRGPA; this is encoded by the coding sequence GTGAGGCGCCTGCGGGCGCTGCCGCTGGGGGGCCGTCAGGTTCCGGCGCTGGTGATGCTGGTGATCGTGCTGCTGTCGCTGCTGATCGCGTACGCGGTGCATTCGTTCGCGCGGGAGCAGCAGCGGGGCCGGTTTGAGCGGGAGGCCGGGGCGTTCACGCAGGCGCTGCAGGACCGCGTCCTCGTGTACGAGCGGCTGCTTGAGGCGACCCGTTCGAGCTGGCAGACGGTCGGGCCGAGCGCCACCGAGGCGCAGTTCGCGCAGTACGTGGGCGGCCTCGACCTCACGCAGCGGTACCCGGGCGTGCAGGCAGTCGGGTTCGGGCAGCGCGTGGCGCGTGGGCAGGCGGCGGCGCTGCTGGCGGAGCTTCGCCGCAGCGTGTCGCCGGACCTGAGGCTGCGCACCGGGGGGGAGGTGCAGGAGGAACGGGTGATCATCGCGCGGATCGCGCCGCCGACCGCGGTAAACCTCGCGGCGCTGGGCTTCGATCTGAACAGCGAGCCCCTGCGCCGCGCAGCGATGCGTGAGGCCCTCGTGACGGGGCGGGCGCAGGCGACGGCGCCGCTGAGGCTGGTGCAGCGCGCCCCGGACGGCGCGCCCCTTGCGGGATTCCTGGTGATGCTGCCGGTGCAGGAGGCCGCCGGGCTCGGCGGGTTCATGTACGTGGCGGTGGACGCCGCGGCGTTCCTGCGGGGGCTGGAACCGGCGGACGGGGTGTCCGGGAACCTGAACGTGCGGGTGCAGCTGGCGGGGCAGCCGCTGGGCGGCGGAACCGCGCTGGAGGACGGACTGTTCACGACCCGGTCGTCGTTCTCGCTGATCGGGCAGACGTGGACGCTGGAGTACAGCGCGGGCGGCACCTTCGGGCGGGATCAGGCGGCGTTCGTGCCGTACCTGATCGCGCTGCTGGGGCTGCTGCTGGCGGGCTTCGCATTCCGGATCGTGAAGGCGCAGGTGGACGCCCGTGGGCGCGCCGAGCGGCTGAACGTGTCGCTCGGGCACGCCCGGTCGCTGCAGGAGGCGGCCCGTGCGGAGTTCGAGGCGATCTTCCAGTCCATGCAGGACGCGGCGGTGTTCACGGACGCCGAGGGCCGCGTACGGCTGGTGAACCGCGCGCTGCGTGACTGGCTGGGCCGCAACGACCTGGAGGGCCGCCCGCTGGGCGTCATTCACGCGGACCGGCGTCTGGATGGCCGCAGCCGGTTCGAGCCGCTCTCCACCAGTTACGTGCGGGCGGACGGGACGATGTTCTCCGGCGAGGCGCAGCGCAGCGAGGTGCTGGCCCCCGACGGCACGCTGCTGGGTCTGCTGGAGGTCGTGCGGGACATCCGTGAGCGGGTACAGGCCGAGCAGGCCGTGCAGGCCGAGGAGCGCCGCTCGCGGGCGGTACTGGACGCGCTGCCCAGCGTGGTGCAGCTGTCGGGCCGCAGCGGGCGGGTGCGGTACCGGAACCTCGCGCATCAGGAGCAGCTGGGCGGCGTGGACCTCGCCGAGCACCTGAATCCGGCGGAACGGACGGCGTTCGCGCAGTGGCGGGAGCAGGTGCTCGCCAGTGGCCGCGACGCGAGCAGCGAGTGGGAACTGAGCACCCCGCAGGGCGCGCGCTGGTTCCAGGTGCGGGTCAATCCGGTGCGGGACCCGGGCGGGCCGGACGATCAGGTGAGCGCGTGGGTGACGACCGCGACGGACATTCACGACCGGCTGCTGGCCGAGCGGCGCGCGCAGCGCAACGAGGAACGCTACCGGGCGGTGCTGGAGGGCATGCCGCAGATCGTGTGGCTGACCGATCCGCGCGGCGCGGCCGTGTATTTCAACCGCCGCTGGGCGGAGTTCGTGGGCGAAGCCCGGGCCGCGCAGCCGCTGAGCAGCCTGATCCACCCGGAGGACCGCGCGGATTACCTGAGGGGCTGGCAGGCGGCCCTGGCGTCCGGGCGTCTCTTCGAGGCCGAGCACCGTCTGCTGCGTGCCGACGGGCAGTACCGGGCGTTCGTGACGCGGGGCCTGCCGGTCCTGGACGGGGACGGACTGGTCATGGAGTGGGTGGGGACGAGCACGGACGTGGACGATCAGGTGTATGCCGAGCAGACCGCGCGGCTTCTGGCGGACGTGTCCGAGCAGCTCTCGGCGCGCAGTGACGACCCCAGTCACCTGCGGCACGACCGGTACCGGGCGGCGCTGGCGCGACTGGACGGGCGCTTCGTGGACAGCGGCGCGCTGTGGACCGTGCATCCCACGCAGCTGGTGGCGGCGTCCTCTCCGTCAGCGACGTGGCATTCGGCGGCGTTCCAGGTGGTGGCGGGCGGCGCCATCGAGCGGGTGGTGGGCAGCGAAGATCCGGTGTTCATCGACGCGGACCCGGCGCTGCACCGCGTGAGTGCCACGGGGGCGCTGTTCTATCCGCTGACGGGGCGGGACGGGACGCTCAGTGGCGTGCTGGGGCTGCTGTACCGGCAGGCGCTGACGGCGCGGGATCAGGACCTCGCGCAGGAACTCGCGGGGCGGTTCGCGTCGGCCCTGACGAACGATCGCCTGCAGGAGCGGGTGCTCGCGGCGCAGGCGGACCTTCAGGCGCTGAACCAGTCGCTGGAGGAACGGGTGCAGCAGCGCACGCTGGAACTGGAGAGCGCGAACCGGGAGCTGGAAGCGTTCAGTTACTCGGTCAGCCATGACCTGCGCACGCCGCTGCGGCACATCGTGGGATTCGGGGACCTGCTGGCCCGCGAGACGGGGGACAGCCTGACGCCGAAGGGGCAGCGGTACCTGACGGTCATCAAGGACTCGGCCAGCCGCATGAGTCAGCTGATCGACGATCTGCTGTCGTTCTCGCGCATGGGCCGCCAGGAGATGCGGCAGGTGCCGGTGGACCTGCGCCGCGTGATCGAGTCGAGCTGGCAGGGGCTGGAACCCGACCGGGCCGGGCGCCGCGTGACGCTCAGCCTGCCGGACACGCTGCCGACCGTGCAGGGCGACGAGTCGCTGCTGGGGCTGGTCTTCACGAACCTGCTGAGCAACGCGATCAAGTACTCGCGGGGCCGGGAGGAGGCGCGGGTGACGGTCAGTGCGCAGGCCGGGGAACATGAAGTGACGGTGAACGTCAGCGATAACGGTCTGGGTTTCGATCCGCGCTACGTGGATAAACTGTTTGGCGTGTTTCAACGACTGCACCGCGCCGAGGAATTCGAGGGCATCGGCATCGGCCTCGCCAACGTCCGCCGCATCGTCACCCGTCACGGCGGCCGCGTGAGCGCCGAGGGCCGTCCCGGCGAGGGCGCCACCTTCAGCGTCACGCTGCCGCTGCGGGGCCCGGCATGA
- a CDS encoding sensor histidine kinase, with translation MTDALPGSGEPLRVLHLEDSELDHELVTMHVETELPWPVDFTRVEDEQEFLRALNEVRPHLILSDFALPSYDGLSAFRAAHAQAPSVPFIIVTGAMGEETAVDTLREGVTDYILKQRLERLPSSIRRALNEVETRTQRERAEREVRELNDRLRARLDEVERLRNTAERQSQRLEIQAKQLEEALNLQKTFLAETSHELRTPLTALHGYLRRAEREAGGSQTLQDAQRVAENMTRLVNDLLQLSRGELVQSIEMHFTNLGNLLRQVGRDYGVQAPEGNYEIVGDPGRLTQVFVNLVTNAIRVTGNANLVRLEMEPRAGEIEVRVVDRGPGVPDAVKPRIFDKFYRGKEAGSAGLGLTIAQQVVTAHGGIIDVTDTPGGGATFRVRLPELEEDAGDDSDDLSDLEDLNDLGMDDTGSADSLPGQTHSDGPRGTLA, from the coding sequence ATGACCGACGCCCTGCCCGGCAGCGGTGAGCCGCTGCGCGTCCTGCACCTCGAGGACAGCGAACTCGACCATGAACTCGTCACCATGCATGTCGAGACGGAACTGCCCTGGCCGGTGGACTTCACGCGCGTGGAGGACGAACAGGAGTTCCTGCGGGCGCTGAACGAGGTTCGCCCCCACCTGATCCTGAGTGATTTCGCGCTGCCCAGCTACGACGGCCTGAGTGCCTTCCGGGCCGCGCACGCGCAGGCACCCAGCGTGCCGTTCATCATCGTGACCGGCGCGATGGGCGAGGAGACGGCCGTGGACACCCTGCGTGAGGGCGTCACCGACTACATCCTCAAGCAGCGCCTGGAGCGGTTGCCGTCCAGCATCCGCCGCGCGCTGAACGAGGTCGAGACCCGCACGCAGCGGGAACGGGCCGAGCGCGAGGTCCGCGAACTGAACGACCGGCTGCGCGCCCGCCTGGACGAGGTCGAGCGGCTGCGCAACACCGCCGAGCGTCAGAGTCAGCGTCTGGAGATCCAGGCCAAGCAGCTCGAGGAGGCCCTGAACCTCCAGAAGACGTTCCTGGCAGAGACCAGCCACGAGCTGCGCACGCCCCTGACGGCCCTGCACGGGTACCTGCGCCGCGCCGAGCGGGAGGCGGGCGGCAGTCAGACGCTGCAGGACGCGCAGCGCGTCGCGGAGAACATGACGCGGCTCGTGAACGACCTGCTCCAGCTGTCGCGCGGGGAGCTCGTGCAGAGCATCGAGATGCACTTCACGAACCTGGGGAACCTGCTGCGGCAGGTGGGCCGCGACTACGGCGTGCAGGCCCCCGAGGGCAACTACGAGATCGTGGGGGACCCGGGCCGCCTGACACAGGTGTTCGTGAATCTCGTGACGAACGCCATTCGCGTGACCGGGAACGCGAATCTCGTGCGGCTGGAGATGGAACCCCGCGCGGGCGAGATCGAGGTGCGGGTCGTGGACCGGGGCCCGGGCGTGCCGGACGCTGTCAAGCCGCGCATTTTCGACAAGTTCTACCGCGGCAAGGAAGCCGGGTCGGCCGGGCTGGGCCTGACGATCGCGCAGCAGGTCGTCACCGCGCACGGCGGCATCATTGACGTGACCGACACGCCGGGCGGTGGGGCGACGTTCCGCGTGCGCCTGCCGGAACTGGAGGAGGACGCCGGGGACGACTCGGACGATCTGAGCGACCTGGAGGACCTGAACGATCTGGGCATGGATGACACGGGGAGCGCGGACAGCCTGCCCGGACAGACCCACAGTGACGGGCCGCGCGGGACGCTAGCGTGA
- the aroE gene encoding shikimate dehydrogenase — translation MTVPDLATTQRAFLFADPAAHSLSPRMHGAAFTHAGLLGTYEARRVPTGELASAVAGLRAPGVLGANLSLPHKEAVVPLLDSLSDAARAVGAVNTVIHRDGQLHGENTDAPGLLAALRDAGLPDLGPGEPVVILGAGGAARAAAFVALRDLRARAWIVNRTLDRARALAAEFRPHGEVQAAAPDDVPWADTPLVINASSAGLNDPEQTPLDASFLARLPAGALVYDMVYKPAETRLMREARALGLNAENGLGMLAHQARLAFTAWTGADVPVRVFLDALGEDAGSGSGAGRTP, via the coding sequence GTGACTGTGCCGGACCTTGCGACGACCCAGCGTGCCTTCCTGTTCGCGGACCCGGCGGCGCACTCCCTGTCGCCGCGCATGCATGGCGCGGCGTTCACGCACGCGGGGCTGCTCGGCACGTACGAGGCCCGGCGCGTGCCCACCGGGGAGCTCGCGTCGGCCGTCGCGGGGCTGCGCGCGCCGGGCGTGCTGGGCGCGAACCTGAGCCTGCCGCACAAGGAGGCGGTCGTGCCGCTGCTGGATTCGCTGAGTGACGCGGCGCGGGCGGTCGGGGCGGTGAACACCGTCATTCACCGGGATGGGCAGCTGCACGGTGAGAACACGGACGCGCCAGGGCTGCTCGCGGCGCTGCGGGACGCGGGCCTGCCGGACCTGGGGCCGGGCGAGCCGGTCGTGATCCTGGGGGCGGGCGGGGCGGCGCGCGCGGCGGCGTTCGTGGCGCTGCGCGACCTGCGGGCCCGGGCGTGGATCGTGAACCGCACGCTGGACCGCGCCCGGGCGCTCGCGGCGGAGTTCCGGCCGCACGGCGAGGTGCAGGCCGCCGCCCCGGACGACGTCCCCTGGGCGGACACGCCACTGGTGATCAACGCCAGCAGCGCGGGCCTGAACGATCCGGAGCAGACGCCGCTGGACGCTTCGTTCCTGGCGCGCCTTCCGGCCGGGGCGCTCGTGTACGACATGGTGTACAAGCCGGCCGAGACGCGCCTGATGCGCGAAGCCCGCGCGCTGGGTCTGAACGCCGAAAACGGCCTGGGCATGCTGGCCCATCAGGCGCGGCTGGCGTTCACCGCGTGGACGGGCGCGGACGTGCCGGTGCGGGTGTTCCTGGACGCCCTGGGTGAGGATGCTGGTAGCGGTTCTGGTGCGGGGCGGACGCCGTGA
- a CDS encoding ROK family protein, which yields MRAALVQGGRVLDRVEARTPRPATPDAVIAAALELARPLAARAGAVGVACAGAVARGRVTATAAHTFPGWVDIPLAERLGAGLGLPCAALNDARAAAWGEFAAGAGVGTTEFMFVTVSTGVGAGLVLGGRLHLAANGLDAELGFVTVPAHWHAGAPTPAGQLAPLEFESSGTALNARALALGFADARALCDAAEAGDATADAAYRHSAAGLAWKIADVAALLGVTRVALGGSVGLRPGYRSRVQEALAAFPERYRPGVVHAALGADAGLIGAALWAARSVQDRAAQDASAQG from the coding sequence ATGCGCGCGGCGCTCGTGCAGGGCGGGCGGGTGCTGGACCGCGTGGAGGCCCGCACGCCCCGCCCGGCCACGCCGGACGCGGTGATCGCGGCGGCGCTGGAACTGGCCCGGCCCCTGGCCGCGCGGGCCGGGGCAGTGGGCGTGGCCTGCGCGGGCGCCGTGGCGCGGGGGCGCGTGACGGCCACGGCTGCCCACACGTTCCCCGGCTGGGTGGATATTCCCCTGGCTGAGCGGCTGGGCGCGGGGCTGGGCCTGCCGTGCGCGGCGCTGAACGACGCGCGGGCCGCCGCGTGGGGTGAGTTCGCGGCGGGAGCAGGTGTGGGGACGACCGAGTTCATGTTCGTGACGGTCAGCACGGGGGTAGGGGCGGGACTGGTGCTGGGCGGGCGGCTGCATCTGGCGGCGAACGGCCTGGACGCCGAGCTGGGGTTCGTCACGGTTCCGGCCCACTGGCACGCGGGGGCACCCACCCCGGCCGGGCAGCTGGCGCCGCTGGAGTTCGAGTCGAGCGGCACGGCCCTGAACGCCCGTGCGCTCGCGCTGGGCTTCGCGGACGCCCGCGCGCTGTGCGACGCGGCCGAGGCCGGGGACGCGACGGCGGACGCGGCGTACCGGCACTCGGCGGCGGGTCTGGCGTGGAAGATCGCGGACGTCGCGGCGCTGCTGGGCGTGACGCGCGTGGCGCTGGGCGGCAGTGTGGGCCTGCGCCCCGGCTACCGGTCGCGGGTACAGGAGGCGCTGGCGGCGTTCCCGGAGCGCTACCGGCCCGGGGTGGTGCACGCGGCGCTGGGCGCGGACGCCGGGCTGATCGGCGCGGCGCTGTGGGCGGCCCGCTCGGTCCAGGACAGGGCAGCTCAGGACGCCTCAGCCCAGGGGTGA